Proteins found in one Thalassomonas actiniarum genomic segment:
- a CDS encoding SymE family type I addiction module toxin gives MAEYHDTSEPASAKVKYPIYRQFTVLETVCESPSKIRGIGISYAPVSLEPCIVLRGKWLRQAGFPIGQKVSIEINQERMVITPK, from the coding sequence ATGGCTGAATATCATGATACGTCAGAGCCAGCCTCTGCAAAAGTAAAATATCCCATTTATCGGCAGTTTACTGTACTTGAAACGGTATGCGAGTCGCCCTCAAAAATCCGCGGCATAGGCATTAGCTATGCACCTGTTAGTCTTGAACCTTGTATTGTCCTCAGGGGAAAATGGCTCAGACAGGCCGGTTTTCCTATCGGTCAAAAGGTCAGTATTGAGATTAATCAAGAAAGGATGGTTATCACCCCTAAATAG